The proteins below come from a single Caulobacter flavus genomic window:
- a CDS encoding type II toxin-antitoxin system RelE/ParE family toxin, whose protein sequence is MPPATLSATARRHMMAAASWIAGDSPKASRRFQMELREALALLGSFPMTGASRPEHAPEPYRSPLPGFPHVRVYNCQRRPPVIMRILHGSRDLPEILSTLPSVDDSAP, encoded by the coding sequence ATGCCTCCCGCCACGCTTTCAGCCACGGCTCGCCGCCACATGATGGCGGCGGCCAGCTGGATCGCCGGAGACAGCCCGAAGGCTTCACGCAGGTTCCAGATGGAGTTGAGGGAGGCGCTGGCCCTGCTGGGAAGCTTCCCCATGACCGGCGCGAGCCGCCCAGAGCATGCGCCCGAGCCCTATCGGTCGCCCCTGCCCGGCTTTCCCCATGTCCGTGTCTACAACTGCCAGCGCCGACCACCCGTGATCATGCGCATCCTGCATGGATCCCGGGACTTACCGGAAATTCTGAGCACGCTGCCGTCCGT
- a CDS encoding type II toxin-antitoxin system ParD family antitoxin, with the protein MTIQVKLTPALEKFAEDCVADGRFGDVNEVVEASLRLLQHQEQKRQAFLQSLKDAEDEADRGEVFTLEEVMADLDAIIEAAEAHAAE; encoded by the coding sequence ATGACCATTCAGGTGAAACTGACGCCCGCCTTGGAGAAGTTCGCCGAGGATTGCGTGGCGGACGGGCGTTTCGGCGACGTCAACGAAGTCGTCGAGGCCAGCCTGCGCCTGCTGCAACACCAAGAGCAGAAACGGCAGGCCTTCCTGCAGTCGCTCAAGGACGCCGAGGACGAGGCCGACCGGGGAGAGGTGTTCACGCTCGAGGAGGTCATGGCGGATCTGGACGCCATCATCGAGGCCGCCGAAGCCCACGCCGCCGAATAG